The proteins below are encoded in one region of Helianthus annuus cultivar XRQ/B chromosome 2, HanXRQr2.0-SUNRISE, whole genome shotgun sequence:
- the LOC118485659 gene encoding putative F-box protein At1g50870, producing MKTLEYEYDEQSTAADNRSTKKATTSFPGEIIEEILSRLPAKSILRFRSVSKPWLSLISTPSFTKLHFTRATAAHRTALFISAYNFSTGKRHFLSAPHDGGPVTHLMTLDHPCFASIAAQHLNGLVCFTYHTWSSHAHAFLVNPSTHKSFKLPSPGSSMFYLFGFDESRNEHKILSIRKLFKPLAIEIMILSMTNYSWRKIDTEPPAFSWDGYHTKDGVCVNSVVYLMLESYDILAFDFRTEKFSLINTPQDVLARADAVKNNPYIIKINGCLGVCCHDFVDDINEMYIWILQNYENRIWIKETITFPEPWRGSGFDFSMDSINTDEIIISSSKFSKNVMTIPVYNRKSRCFRSLHFTPGHQFPLSRTLMFDKIGCYVESMLPL from the coding sequence ATGAAAACCCTAGAATATGAATATGATGAGCAATCGACGGCAGCAGATAATCGATCAACCAAGAAAGCAACGACTTCATTTCCAGGTGAGATCATCGAAGAGATCCTCTCCAGACTCCCCGCTAAATCCATCCTCCGATTCCGATCAGTCTCCAAACCATGGCTCTCGCTCATCTCCACTCCATCATTCACCAAACTGCACTTCACTCGCGCCACCGCTGCCCACCGCACAGCCTTATTCATCTCCGCTTACAATTTTTCCACTGGCAAACGACACTTTCTCTCAGCCCCACATGACGGTGGACCCGTTACTCATCTCATGACACTCGACCACCCTTGTTTTGCTAGTATAGCAGCCCAACATTTGAACGGGTTAGTATGCTTTACTTACCATACTTGGTCTTCCCACGCTCATGCTTTCCTTGTTAACCCAAGCACGCATAAGAGTTTTAAACTCCCATCTCCGGGTTCttctatgttttatttatttgggttCGATGAGTCTAGAAACGAACATAAGATTTTATCCATCAGGAAACTTTTTAAACCTCTTGCTATTGAGATTATGATTTTGTCTATGACAAATTATTCATGGCGAAAGATCGATACAGAACCTCCTGCTTTTAGTTGGGATGGTTATCACACCAAGGATGGTGTTTGTGTCAATAGTGTAGTATATCTAATGCTGGAATCGTATGATATTTTGGCGTTTGACTTTAGAACCGAAAAATTTTCTTTAATTAACACTCCTCAAGATGTTTTGGCCCGTGCTGATGCGGTGAAAAATAATCCTTACATCATAAAAATCAATGGCTGTCTAGGAGTTTGTTGTCATGATTTTGTGGATGATATCAACGAAATGTATATCTGGATATTACAAAACTATGAAAATCGTATTTGGATCAAAGAAACCATTACATTCCCCGAGCCTTGGAGAGGGTCAGGTTTCGATTTCTCTATGGATTCTATTAATACGGACGAGATTATCATTTCCTCAAGCAagttttccaaaaatgtgatgaCTATACCTGTCTATAACAGGAAGAGTAGATGTTTTAGATCATTACATTTCACTCCCGGCCATCAATTTCCGTTGTCAAGAACATTGATGTTTGATAAGATCGGGTGTTATGTTGAAAGCATGCTTCCTTTGTAG